The following coding sequences lie in one bacterium genomic window:
- a CDS encoding glutamate--tRNA ligase, with protein MPKMTETRVRFAPSPTGYLHVGGARTAIFNWLYARAVGGTFLVRIEDTDPQRSRGELAQVILDGLKWLGLESDEEIVYQSDHKERFVEIAHELVRRGAAYHDFTTISELEQLRADSQARGEASFRFKADLATVRANAESRLKSCDPYAIRFSAPPDGIGWDDLVHGRVDYKGDDLEDFVLLRSDGSPTYHLSVVCDDHDMRISHVLRGDDHISNTPKQIAIYRAMGWDVPQFGHVPLILGPDKKRLSKRTGAASVGEFQQKGFLPQALFNFLTLLGWSPGKGDREIFSREELIGVFSLEGIQARSAVFDEAKLEWMNGEHFRALDDDSAVNYLFEHSGNASVSLASLRAALPLVRPRIRMPRDLFEEQTYLFKDPGEYDAKGVEKHLSDPAILKNLSIYVADLETIPFVAADLEAKLRGRCEEWGVKAGQLIHPIRLGLTGRTVSPGLFEMMEFLGRETVIRRLNLLLKVHLPA; from the coding sequence ATGCCGAAAATGACTGAAACACGCGTTCGCTTCGCTCCCAGCCCCACCGGCTATCTTCACGTCGGCGGAGCGCGCACTGCAATCTTCAATTGGCTGTATGCGCGCGCAGTCGGCGGTACGTTTCTGGTGAGAATCGAAGATACCGACCCGCAGCGCTCACGCGGTGAACTGGCGCAAGTGATTCTCGATGGCTTGAAGTGGTTAGGGCTGGAATCTGATGAAGAGATAGTCTACCAGTCGGATCACAAGGAACGATTTGTTGAGATTGCACACGAACTTGTCCGACGCGGCGCAGCCTACCATGATTTCACAACGATTAGTGAGCTGGAGCAACTGCGGGCGGATTCGCAGGCAAGGGGTGAAGCGTCTTTTAGATTCAAGGCGGATCTTGCGACAGTACGTGCCAATGCGGAAAGCAGACTGAAGAGTTGTGATCCCTATGCCATTCGCTTTTCGGCGCCCCCGGATGGCATCGGGTGGGACGATCTGGTTCACGGACGAGTTGATTATAAGGGCGATGATCTTGAAGACTTCGTCTTGCTGCGCTCAGACGGATCCCCCACGTATCATCTGTCGGTAGTCTGCGACGACCATGACATGCGCATCAGTCATGTATTGAGAGGGGATGATCACATCTCCAATACACCCAAGCAGATTGCGATCTATCGGGCAATGGGATGGGACGTCCCGCAATTCGGCCACGTGCCGCTCATCCTTGGTCCGGATAAGAAACGACTATCCAAGCGAACGGGTGCCGCTTCAGTCGGCGAGTTCCAGCAGAAGGGATTTCTCCCACAGGCACTGTTCAACTTCCTGACCTTGTTGGGATGGTCTCCCGGTAAAGGCGACCGTGAGATCTTCTCGCGTGAAGAGCTGATTGGTGTGTTTTCTCTTGAAGGAATTCAGGCAAGAAGCGCGGTCTTCGACGAAGCGAAACTCGAGTGGATGAACGGTGAGCATTTTCGTGCATTGGACGATGATTCTGCGGTGAACTATCTGTTCGAGCATTCCGGAAACGCGAGTGTCTCTCTCGCATCGTTGCGGGCCGCGCTGCCACTTGTCAGACCTCGAATTCGCATGCCGCGCGACCTCTTCGAAGAACAGACCTATCTGTTTAAGGATCCCGGCGAGTATGACGCGAAAGGTGTGGAAAAGCACCTGAGCGATCCGGCAATTCTGAAGAACTTAAGCATCTATGTTGCAGACCTTGAAACGATTCCGTTCGTGGCCGCCGATCTGGAGGCAAAACTTCGCGGGCGCTGCGAGGAGTGGGGTGTGAAAGCGGGGCAGCTCATTCATCCGATTCGTCTAGGATTGACAGGCAGGACGGTCAGCCCCGGACTCTTTGAAATGATGGAATTTCTCGGCAGAGAGACCGTTATTCGCAGGTTAAACCTCCTCTTGAAAGTGCATCTTCCCGCGTGA
- a CDS encoding LptF/LptG family permease codes for MTLLDRYILSAFARSFFFAMGAALLIFITIDLVEHLDKFVDAEVGFDLVARYYFLYVPYIIYLTIPVGVLLATLFSIGGFVYRNELTAMQSSGVSHWRILVLLLCFAAPLAGGVWYLGENVVPRYNFERKELYRVEVRKGKGSVSSRQGRIYLQTSPTEFLKMESYDPKFRTGYRVQLQHVEEGRVVWQVEADSMMFHDDAWTFRGARRTEFRDRSIAVSNPDMYVRPDFQFTPDDLIRVNIEPDEMSYRDIQSLIGRLQAAGIRGARWSVDLAFKFAQPFATFIIVLFGVPFAAFRRRGGLVLGFGLSLLVCFIYFGLQQVGKILGYGGELTPFWAAWIGNIVFGVFGLGLVWRAPK; via the coding sequence GTGACTTTGCTGGATAGATACATTCTCTCCGCCTTCGCGCGGAGTTTTTTCTTTGCGATGGGCGCGGCACTCCTGATTTTCATCACGATTGACCTCGTCGAGCATCTGGACAAGTTTGTCGATGCCGAAGTCGGATTCGACCTTGTCGCAAGATACTACTTTCTCTATGTGCCCTACATCATCTATCTGACGATTCCGGTCGGTGTGCTGCTTGCTACGCTCTTTTCCATTGGAGGCTTTGTCTATCGCAACGAACTGACCGCCATGCAGAGCTCAGGCGTAAGTCATTGGCGAATTCTTGTCCTTCTGCTCTGCTTCGCCGCGCCGCTCGCCGGTGGTGTCTGGTACCTTGGAGAGAACGTCGTACCGCGCTACAACTTCGAACGCAAGGAGCTGTACAGGGTTGAAGTTCGCAAAGGCAAAGGTTCCGTCTCCTCGCGACAGGGCAGAATCTATCTGCAGACCTCTCCGACGGAATTTCTGAAGATGGAAAGCTACGATCCGAAATTCAGAACGGGTTATCGCGTTCAGCTTCAGCACGTCGAGGAGGGAAGAGTCGTCTGGCAGGTGGAAGCCGACAGTATGATGTTTCACGATGACGCTTGGACCTTCCGCGGCGCGCGCAGAACGGAATTCAGGGATCGCAGCATTGCCGTCAGTAATCCGGACATGTATGTGCGGCCCGACTTCCAGTTTACCCCCGATGACCTGATACGTGTGAACATCGAGCCGGACGAAATGAGCTATCGAGATATCCAAAGTCTGATTGGCCGTCTGCAAGCGGCCGGCATTCGGGGAGCGCGTTGGTCCGTCGACCTTGCCTTTAAGTTTGCACAGCCGTTTGCGACATTCATCATCGTGCTCTTCGGAGTGCCCTTTGCCGCGTTTCGCCGCCGCGGCGGACTTGTGCTCGGTTTCGGATTGTCACTGCTCGTTTGCTTTATCTATTTCGGTCTTCAGCAGGTCGGCAAGATTCTTGGCTACGGCGGCGAACTCACTCCTTTCTGGGCTGCCTGGATCGGTAACATCGTGTTTGGCGTGTTTGGCCTTGGCCTCGTGTGGCGCGCGCCGAAGTAG